Proteins encoded by one window of Gemmatimonas aurantiaca:
- the rplI gene encoding 50S ribosomal protein L9: MEVILRNAVDKLGHPGDIVSVSPGYARNFLIPRGFAYEATAGNRKRIAAEKSRLEALENERIAAAQGIADKLAEVSVTFAARVGEEGKLFGSVTTADIAHQLEAQGFKIEKRQIELNEPIKALGVYRVGIRLHADVHPEIKVWVIKQ; the protein is encoded by the coding sequence ATGGAAGTCATTCTCCGCAACGCCGTCGACAAGCTCGGACATCCTGGTGACATCGTCTCCGTGTCGCCGGGTTATGCCCGCAACTTTCTGATCCCTCGCGGCTTCGCCTACGAAGCCACGGCCGGCAACCGCAAGCGCATCGCGGCCGAAAAGAGCCGTCTCGAAGCCCTCGAGAACGAGCGCATCGCCGCCGCGCAGGGCATCGCCGACAAGCTGGCCGAAGTCTCGGTCACCTTCGCCGCCCGCGTGGGCGAAGAAGGCAAGCTGTTCGGCTCGGTCACCACGGCCGACATCGCCCACCAGCTCGAAGCCCAGGGCTTCAAGATCGAGAAGCGTCAGATCGAGCTGAACGAGCCCATCAAGGCACTCGGCGTCTACCGCGTGGGCATCCGTCTGCACGCGGACGTGCACCCCGAAATCAAGGTGTGGGTGATCAAGCAGTAA
- the rsfS gene encoding ribosome silencing factor has protein sequence MPFPIEYMAERAPSPGEPIALRAAALASELKAHDIVVLDLRGVTDMTDFFVIASGTSDTHVRAIAEHVQAGLKTTGVSTNMTEGLTQGRWALLDYADCVVHVFHPTLRQFYQLERLWGDATPVPLDREITQGVR, from the coding sequence TTGCCCTTCCCCATCGAGTACATGGCCGAACGCGCACCAAGCCCCGGAGAACCCATCGCCCTGCGTGCCGCCGCGCTGGCGAGCGAGCTCAAGGCCCACGACATCGTGGTCCTGGATCTCAGGGGAGTGACCGATATGACGGACTTTTTTGTTATCGCCTCCGGAACCTCCGACACCCATGTCCGGGCCATCGCCGAACATGTGCAGGCAGGGTTGAAGACCACTGGGGTGTCAACCAACATGACCGAAGGACTCACGCAGGGGCGGTGGGCATTGCTCGATTACGCCGACTGCGTGGTGCATGTCTTTCATCCGACGTTGCGTCAGTTCTACCAGCTCGAGCGGCTCTGGGGTGACGCCACGCCGGTTCCATTGGACAGGGAAATCACGCAGGGAGTCCGGTAA